From Streptomyces griseorubiginosus, one genomic window encodes:
- a CDS encoding nitrate- and nitrite sensing domain-containing protein, whose protein sequence is MQKTRPRRTGKQTASGHGTEPTSGAPETPVGKGRPTHVRTRLILAVAVVAAAIAGAGAPSLVTASSDLHDSQDLVTLAEQTQDALDLAHALADERDEVTPYIAAGRPKSKAPGEQSSARVDRQVEELRTDTDLSPALRGDLDAIAAVRRSALTGKSTALEAHNAYSAAITELHRLAENLAAQTPPRAGSGGYALAELDSAVQQAAATRGLLLAALSVPTTTQSVYDPITGLTTTKKVTSAADAKQRDALSAAAQQARLRSDAALSDFQESAPAAAKASYDSTVTGPEVNSADQYLAALTAQPSLSNGELGTSTTKLDAALSARVDLMRGAESALFDRRVKALEQLRDDDVTALELRVAILGALMLLAVGIATAMARTLTRPLSVLRRGSARLAGAEDPTTEEAVSFTGRNDEFAQVVRSVNALHAHAVALAERITTLEADRKHLVGQRQKMADAREQLKGELAESAAQLTRLRETIGATFVNLALRTLGLVERQLAVIENLEEREQDPERLATLFKLDHFATVMRRHSENLLVLAGTEHVQQSAGPVPLVDVVRAAVSEIERYERVRIAALPPHAHVAGFAADDLSHLLAELMENATAFCPPDLPVEVSGWLLESGEVMLSVQDEGIGMTAERMTALNSRLADFDPEAAYESYDEGEEGLGLGLYVVARLAHRHGVRVQLREQKQGGVAAVVVLPGTLLTAAPPSAVPAADAPVSGAGHSFALPGADAEANSNVLSGRSQGDPLVTLAEQAVREQTAESPADQAARERTAESPAEQAVEFPVEHAVESPAETTMELLAPVPAQDEPEPVRDEPEAREPAAEAETEHTRADEEPVTDKGLPKRTPKITAPTAPAPRRRNASVDAEALRRRLGGFRRGAEAGHRDVAAEIEERTGETKLPAPEHRTASEEATGGTVEEASS, encoded by the coding sequence CCCGTCGGCAAGGGCCGCCCCACCCACGTCCGCACCCGGCTGATCCTCGCCGTCGCCGTCGTGGCCGCCGCGATCGCCGGAGCCGGTGCCCCCTCCCTCGTCACCGCGTCCTCGGACCTCCACGACTCCCAGGACCTGGTGACGCTCGCCGAGCAGACCCAGGACGCCCTCGACCTCGCCCACGCGCTCGCCGACGAACGCGACGAGGTCACCCCCTACATCGCGGCCGGCCGCCCCAAGTCCAAGGCACCCGGCGAACAGTCCAGCGCCCGCGTCGACCGCCAGGTCGAGGAACTGCGCACCGACACCGACCTCTCCCCGGCCCTGCGCGGCGACCTCGACGCCATCGCCGCCGTACGGCGCTCCGCGCTCACCGGCAAGTCCACCGCGCTCGAAGCACACAACGCCTACTCGGCCGCCATCACCGAGCTGCACCGCCTCGCCGAGAACCTGGCCGCCCAGACCCCGCCCCGCGCGGGCTCCGGCGGCTACGCCCTCGCCGAGCTCGACTCCGCCGTACAGCAGGCCGCCGCCACCCGCGGACTGCTGCTCGCGGCCCTCAGCGTGCCCACGACGACCCAGAGCGTCTACGACCCGATCACCGGCCTGACCACCACCAAGAAGGTCACCTCGGCCGCCGACGCCAAGCAGCGCGACGCGCTCAGCGCCGCCGCCCAGCAGGCCCGGCTGCGGTCCGACGCGGCCCTCTCCGACTTCCAGGAGTCCGCGCCCGCGGCCGCCAAGGCCAGCTACGACTCCACGGTCACCGGCCCCGAGGTCAACTCCGCCGACCAGTACCTCGCGGCCCTCACCGCCCAGCCCAGCCTCTCCAACGGAGAGCTGGGCACCAGCACCACCAAGCTCGACGCGGCCCTCTCCGCCCGCGTCGACCTGATGCGCGGCGCCGAGTCGGCCCTCTTCGACCGCCGGGTCAAGGCGCTGGAACAGCTGCGGGACGACGACGTCACCGCGCTGGAGCTCCGGGTCGCGATCCTCGGCGCCCTGATGCTGCTCGCGGTGGGCATCGCCACCGCCATGGCCCGCACCCTCACCCGGCCCCTGTCCGTGCTGCGCCGCGGCTCCGCGCGGCTGGCCGGGGCAGAGGACCCCACCACCGAGGAAGCGGTCTCCTTCACCGGCCGCAACGACGAGTTCGCCCAGGTCGTCCGCTCCGTCAACGCCCTGCACGCGCACGCCGTCGCGCTCGCCGAGCGGATCACCACGCTGGAGGCCGACCGCAAGCACCTGGTCGGCCAGCGCCAGAAGATGGCCGACGCCCGCGAGCAGCTCAAGGGTGAACTGGCCGAGTCCGCAGCCCAGTTGACGCGACTGCGGGAGACGATCGGCGCCACCTTCGTCAACCTCGCGCTGCGCACCCTCGGCCTCGTCGAGCGGCAACTCGCCGTCATCGAGAACCTGGAGGAGCGCGAGCAGGACCCCGAGCGCCTCGCGACCCTCTTCAAGCTCGACCACTTCGCCACGGTCATGCGCCGCCACAGCGAGAACCTCCTCGTCCTGGCCGGCACCGAACACGTCCAGCAGAGCGCGGGCCCGGTCCCGCTGGTCGACGTCGTACGGGCCGCCGTCAGCGAGATCGAGCGCTACGAGCGGGTCCGTATCGCCGCCCTGCCGCCGCACGCCCATGTGGCCGGCTTCGCCGCGGACGACCTCTCCCACCTGCTGGCCGAACTGATGGAGAACGCCACCGCGTTCTGCCCGCCCGACCTGCCCGTCGAGGTCTCCGGCTGGCTCCTGGAGAGCGGTGAGGTCATGCTCTCCGTCCAGGACGAGGGCATCGGCATGACCGCCGAGCGCATGACGGCCCTCAACTCCCGCCTGGCCGACTTCGATCCCGAGGCCGCCTACGAGTCGTACGACGAGGGCGAGGAGGGGCTCGGCCTGGGTCTGTACGTCGTGGCCCGCCTCGCGCACCGGCACGGCGTCCGCGTACAGCTGCGCGAGCAGAAGCAGGGGGGCGTGGCCGCGGTCGTCGTCCTCCCCGGAACCCTGCTCACCGCCGCACCCCCGTCCGCCGTACCGGCCGCCGACGCCCCGGTCAGCGGCGCCGGCCACTCCTTCGCCCTCCCGGGCGCGGACGCGGAGGCCAACTCCAACGTCCTGAGCGGCCGTTCCCAGGGCGACCCGCTGGTCACGCTGGCCGAGCAGGCCGTACGCGAGCAGACCGCGGAGTCCCCGGCCGACCAGGCCGCACGGGAGCGGACGGCGGAGTCCCCGGCGGAGCAGGCCGTGGAGTTCCCGGTCGAACACGCCGTGGAGTCCCCGGCCGAGACGACGATGGAGCTGCTGGCACCGGTACCGGCCCAGGACGAGCCGGAGCCCGTACGCGACGAGCCCGAGGCGCGTGAACCCGCCGCCGAGGCCGAGACGGAACACACCCGCGCCGACGAGGAGCCCGTCACCGACAAGGGCCTCCCCAAGCGCACGCCCAAGATCACCGCACCCACCGCCCCGGCCCCGCGCC